The genome window tttgagaccgttaatgaTTCCTCCtctctagggtcaaaaatcataaccaagaacagctacgacgatgaaatccgtctACACTTGCATGTGGCGaatagaacctatttcagcttacaaatccagtttcgctcgaagcgtctcaaaATATGGTGAAAGCCCTTACTGTGCAAGGCAATGatcgtgccagtcctcatatattccttctTAGTAAGAAACATTGCTAACCTTTGGCCGCGTTTGATaggagaatccttcgaagaatttttagccccctacatgaggatggactatttcacaccctacataacgaagaaatctatgggcgatacaaTGACCGACCGATTGAAGATAAAATCTTGTTGAATAGGctgctgtgggcgggtcacctaattagtatgggtgagaatgatcctgtccggaaagtctacaaaagCAATACCAATGGTAGAAACGAAAACAGGCAGACCCTATATCAGCGGTTGGGCAGACCAGGAATCCAAATatcagagatatcgaattggtgatggagcgatggagcaGACCAGGAAGCCAGATGGCTATTagagatgtcgaattggtgaacctcggcacaaaaaccgggatgtcaggagttctttactaaggcaggcctagaccggataccggttgtgatGTATCCCCTGATATTGAGAATTCAgtaaaaaaaagcgaaattcGATCTACCAGTTCCGGATGAGGATTCGTCCTTCAAAATAGCATATAGGAGATATGGCAACCAGGAATATTggggaaaatgaaaaaatctttTGAAAGACCTTAAAAGCTGGTATCTCCCCCGGGCTTATGATTTAGGCAAATGGACTataattgatttctggaatgtgcgcgctCTTCTCAACAACGATAGGGAGGGTCCTTCCCCAACTTTCGCGAGAATTCCAACATATAAACTGAATATTCCCAGCGTAAGCGGGGTAAGACCGCGAAACTCTGGAGAATACTGTTCCCCTGCTAGCAGCAATGCGCTTTTGTACTATGGATAGCCGAgtcgtagcagacgcgaattcgaTGTCGGggtgcttctgacggctactgcAATGTGTGCTCTCTTGCTCTAGGAACCGGTTTCTAACAGACTTCTTGTTGCAaggttccggtccaggttaaggagcatcacaattgcacaATGCTACCCACcgacggagacttccgatatagtgaggAAGGATGTGATCAGGTACAATGTGACAATATCTTGCTCAAGCATGTGACgcggaagcacggtcttggcgaccgtaatggTGGAAACTTCGTGGCTTTGCACAACTTCCTCCGCCTCACCAGCGGTGGCATGTTCTTAGAGCACGAAGCcttccataaggtcagttgggtttcaattgactgATGCCATACCAGCAACCAGATcggccacttcgcgatcagcagtagatttaggatttgTCTTCTTgatatgcgtaacaagaaagagatcatcatctgatggtcgctcacGTTCGCTTCCGTATTGCGTCCGCCATTTCTCCCATGGATGGGAAGTTGCGACCCCCAAGTTATACaccgaccgcttgtatgatccagctgtcattCGGCAGTGAGAGAGCTAACTTGCTGATCGGAAGTCAGATATAACCCGCCTgagagcattgggccgccatgcGATCCCGAGTGCAGTACGTCTCGAAGGGACGTCAGAAGATTTGGCTCACTGCAGGATCGTTGAAGAACTTCAACGAATAGAAGGGATTAAGGGCtccactgaccgctgcgagtggtgGTGGGAGTGaggcgctcgaactccgataccgaacaaaattcggaagaagagcatcgaaggcgtcgatcagtttgtatatataggaagcgtggtttttgccgagggcggcaccgaactggatgttgcccaacgCGTTAGGAGCTCTGTTGTTGCGCTGTCTAAaaactgaaaatgcagttatctaatATAATACCAGGATCAGGTTAAGACTTTcctatgctagtgttctttctgcgttgttgtttggaaaaagcacatggaaagtgaacacctctgttattcaaaagttccaagctttgttcaatacctgcctgcgtcatgtcatcggagtgcgctggcctgatactatcttaAACGTACAACTTGATCGGCgaacaggcctggcactcgtatgcgatgtgataggaagacggaagtggcagtggatagctcACACATaaaagaggggcgacaattgcattggagCTATGTGCTAGTTGGGTGTCTGGGAATGGAGTATATTGGGGAAAAATTGAGGGGGGATCTTTTGGAAAACTTTAAGAGAGGATGTCTTCGATAATATTAAGAATTGGGTGAAAAGGGTGGATCAATTTTTTTAGGGGAGGATTTGACCTATTAGGGGAGGATTTGACTTATACAGTTTGTGGAGTCTGGGGGAGGGGAGAGAAATGTTATGTGATTCATCTAAAGACCTTGTTGCGTTTCAACCGTTTGAACTTACCATAAGTAAGTCATAATCCCTATTGCAAAACTACGAGACAGTGGCTATTTTTCGCAAACCCAAAACCGTATTGAAACAAAAGGTGTTTTGAAAAGCTACTAATTTTATTGTGTCGCTAATTCATTTCGCATGTTGTCCAGTTGCAGTAGACTCATTCCCACAACTACATCCTGCTTTCCTTCTTATAAGCTTTTTATCCCACAAACATTTGATACTTCTGCCGGCCCAAACATAATAAGAAACATCGAATATTGGCACAAAACACTTTTCCAAATCGTCCTTGTTCACGTCGTAACCAAGCGCATGGAATACCTCATATACCCGATCTATATTAGCATCCATTGTACCCATCTCCCATAATTCTGATTTTTCAC of Hermetia illucens chromosome 4, iHerIll2.2.curated.20191125, whole genome shotgun sequence contains these proteins:
- the LOC119655221 gene encoding uncharacterized protein LOC119655221, yielding MRSLFGLSFLLCVVFGTWVPKNREEICKDRKECIKEANLSKSNLDLVMQDAFGAEFPLNDELNRYIYCMGEKSELWEMGTMDANIDRVYEVFHALGYDVNKDDLEKCFVPIFDVSYYVWAGRSIKCLWDKKLIRRKAGCSCGNESTATGQHAK